GGCATGGCGCTGGCGCAGGACATGCCGGCCCCGCTCGACAACCCGGGCGACGTCAAGATCGCGCTGGTGCGCTATCTCTCCACCGGCGACTTCTTCCAGGCCTATCTCTCCGGCGTCGAAAGCCAGGCCAAGGCGCTTGGCGTCGACCTTCGCGTGCTCGACAGCCGCCAGGACGCAGCCCTGCAGGCCGATATGGTCGACCAGGCAATCGCACTCGGCGTTGATGGCATCATCATCCAGCATGGCCTGACGGAATCCATGCAGGAAGCCGCCCAACGCGCCCTTGACGCCGGCATCAAGGTTGTTGCCTTCGACGTAAATGTTGAAAACCCAGCCATTCCGCAGATCGAACAGTCGGACTACCTGCTCGGCAAGTTGGCTCTGGAACAGGCCGCCAAGGACAATGGCACGGAATGGAATGCCGGCTATGTCTATGTTCCGGGGATTGCACCGCTGGATCGTCGTCACACCGCCTGGGAAGAGTTCAAGGCAGCCAATCCGGGCGTTGTCGAAAAGGCGCAGATGGGCACGATGGACAACCCGATCGCCAACTCCAACGCCAACCAGGCACGCTCGGTGCTGCAGGCCAACCCCGACATCACCGTGTTCTTTGCGCCCTATGACGAATTCGCAAAGGGCGTGAAGATCGCCGTTGACGAGGCTGGCTTGTCACAGGACGTGAAGATCTACTCGGCTGACATTTCAACCGCCGACATTTCGGCGATGCGCGAGCCGGACAGTGCCTGGGCAGCGACTGTTGCTACCAACCCGGCCGTGGTCGGCGAGGTGTCAGTCCGTGCGTTGGCGATCATGCTCACCGGTGGTAATCCCGGCGCCCAGGTGGTGGTCCCGCCGACCCTGATCACGCAGTCGTTCCTGACGGAAAACAACATCAAGAACATGGATGACCTGTCGGCCAAGATGCCGCAATTCGCCCATGCCGATGTCGCCATGACCGATTGGATGCCGCTGCCCCCACGGTAAGCCGAACAGGTTCCAGTGTCCCTCCCAGGACAGTAAAAGGGCCGTGTTTTCGAACGCGGCCCTTTTGCGTATCCATGCTCCGGCCATACTTACGGCTCAGAGGCACGGGTAAAGCCCACACCAACGCCGTCGCATTGACAAAGCACGCGGCGCAGTCCGCGCTTCCAAGGCTTGCTTCAGGAGATCAGCTGCCGATCCGGTCGATGGCGTCGCGCATGGCGCGTACCGCTTCGCCGATCTTGTCGCCGGCGCGCAGCAGGCTGCCACCAAGCAGGAACACCACGTCCTCGCCATACATCGAGACCATGTCCCCTGCCCGCTCGACACTCATGCCGCCGCCGGGGCTCGGCATTATCGGCTGACCCAGACCGCCGGGATCACGGCACGCCTCTGCAATCGACAAGCATTCCTCGACGCTAAAGCCAAAGCGGCCACCGACATTGGGAAACACCGAGATGTCCGATCCGGCCAGGCGCTGAAACACGCCATACATCAGCGCATGGCTGACACCGGTCTCGGGTGTCAGCACGTAAGAGCCAGTGAAGCTCGGATGAGTCATGATTGGCAAGTCAAATGACGGATCGCGCGACAGCGCATGCACAACGCCAAAGCCCATCAGCCCGGGCATCAGCAACACGCCACCGGCGCCGGCCTCCTTGGCCGCAAATGCTTCTGCCACCGGGTTGCCGCTGTAGCCGGTCACATTGACGAAATACTGCGCCTTGCCGTTGCACTTGGCATTGGCTTCAGCCACCGCGACGCTGACGGCTTTTACCCGCTCGGCGAACGGCGCCATCTTTTGGTTGGCCAGTCCATGGTCGTCCTTGATGATGTCGGCACCGCCCAGCACGCAACGGTGAGCGATTTCGGCGAGTTCGCGCACGCTCGAGCCCTGCGGCTTGATCACCGGCGAAATCAGCCCTCCACGCGCCCGTCCGGCACGGGCACGGACGCCCTGGATACCAAATCGCGGCCCACCAAATCGGGCGCGGATTTCAGGGCCTGGATCAATGCCCACGACCCGGATATTCTGCTGGATCGAGGAGTTGCCGAAGATCACGTTGATGAGTTGGATCACCTCGTCGCCGGCGCTGTCAGGACTGTAGGAGATCGTCGCCTCATAGGCGTTGTCACCCACCGCGCGAATATGCTCGACCTGGCCCACAATCTCGTCGCTGACATAACCGGCAGGCACGATGTCGCCGGGGATTTCGACGGTCTGCTCCAGCGCGATACCGCGCGCGCGGCTGTCGGCCTCGGCGGCACTGTCGGCGAGCAGACGGTAGATCACCCGGAAACGGTTGTCTCCGGCCATGATCAGAGCGCCTCCGCCTTGACCGCAGAATGAACGGCATCTACCCGCGCGCTGGCCAGCGCGTCATCGTCGATACCGGTCGAGATGCCCATCACACGTTCGATCCCGCGCACCAATGCGCCGGCATCGAGCCCGTAATGCTTCATCAGATAGGCCCGCGAACCGCCATGAGCGAAAGTGTCGTTGAGCCCGAGCCGCACCAGCGGCTTGCCGACGCCGTTCTCGGCCATGATCTCTGCCACCAGCGAACCGACACCGCCGGCAATCACGTGATTTTCCAGCACCACCACCCCCTTGCTCACCGAGCCGATGTGATCGAGCAGAGCCTGCTCGTTGAACGGCTTGATGGTGTGAATATGCAGATGCCGGATTGACACCCCGGCGTTCGACAGCGCATCGCGTGCGCGCAACGCCTCTTCCGTTGCAATGCCCGACGTAACCACAAGAACATCGCCGCCCAGCGCCAGCTCGCGCATTTCACCAACCTTGATCGGGCTGTCAAACAGCCGCGGAACCGAGCCGCGCAACACCCGGCAATAGACCGGGCCATCTATTGAATCGGCGGCTTCGCAAATGCTTTCAACTTCCGTGGCGTCGCCGGTCTCCAGGATCGACATGTTGGGGATCGAGCGCATGATTGCCACATCCTCGATTGCCTGGTGGGTCATGCCGCCGGGCGTGGTAATGCCTGGCAAAAAGCCCATC
This DNA window, taken from Hoeflea algicola, encodes the following:
- a CDS encoding substrate-binding domain-containing protein; protein product: MKMVRRQALSLLAGLTAAITLPFGGMALAQDMPAPLDNPGDVKIALVRYLSTGDFFQAYLSGVESQAKALGVDLRVLDSRQDAALQADMVDQAIALGVDGIIIQHGLTESMQEAAQRALDAGIKVVAFDVNVENPAIPQIEQSDYLLGKLALEQAAKDNGTEWNAGYVYVPGIAPLDRRHTAWEEFKAANPGVVEKAQMGTMDNPIANSNANQARSVLQANPDITVFFAPYDEFAKGVKIAVDEAGLSQDVKIYSADISTADISAMREPDSAWAATVATNPAVVGEVSVRALAIMLTGGNPGAQVVVPPTLITQSFLTENNIKNMDDLSAKMPQFAHADVAMTDWMPLPPR
- a CDS encoding RuBisCO large subunit C-terminal-like domain-containing protein, which codes for MAGDNRFRVIYRLLADSAAEADSRARGIALEQTVEIPGDIVPAGYVSDEIVGQVEHIRAVGDNAYEATISYSPDSAGDEVIQLINVIFGNSSIQQNIRVVGIDPGPEIRARFGGPRFGIQGVRARAGRARGGLISPVIKPQGSSVRELAEIAHRCVLGGADIIKDDHGLANQKMAPFAERVKAVSVAVAEANAKCNGKAQYFVNVTGYSGNPVAEAFAAKEAGAGGVLLMPGLMGFGVVHALSRDPSFDLPIMTHPSFTGSYVLTPETGVSHALMYGVFQRLAGSDISVFPNVGGRFGFSVEECLSIAEACRDPGGLGQPIMPSPGGGMSVERAGDMVSMYGEDVVFLLGGSLLRAGDKIGEAVRAMRDAIDRIGS
- a CDS encoding transketolase family protein, giving the protein MVEMVNRPYAAAFEAYAVNNPDVLCLSADLTSSCEIDGFRDRHPDQFLSLGMAEQNMMSFAGGLGLAGYRPFLHSFGVFLYRRPYDQLIASVAYPRRKVRLMGFLPGITTPGGMTHQAIEDVAIMRSIPNMSILETGDATEVESICEAADSIDGPVYCRVLRGSVPRLFDSPIKVGEMRELALGGDVLVVTSGIATEEALRARDALSNAGVSIRHLHIHTIKPFNEQALLDHIGSVSKGVVVLENHVIAGGVGSLVAEIMAENGVGKPLVRLGLNDTFAHGGSRAYLMKHYGLDAGALVRGIERVMGISTGIDDDALASARVDAVHSAVKAEAL